In one Plasmodium falciparum 3D7 genome assembly, chromosome: 14 genomic region, the following are encoded:
- a CDS encoding lysophospholipase, putative: protein MMNKNDITIDENNKYIFRASSFYNKDGLLIKSYSWEVREPLGIIILVHGLASHIRFGFLKQNAKIVNNDHAVLIDGDNYYIYEGSWIEKLNKNGYSVYGLDLQGHGESDGYQNLKLHIKDYDDYIYDLIDFIKSVYESIISKKEKKQMYIRDNDIIETVPIYLVGYSMGANIILRALQLLNKSNDNLISKLNIKAFISLAGMISIKNIGSIDSLKYKYLFLPIIKMLSYVCPTYRLRKKHSGFKRFPYINDLMNFDKLRYKKGMTNKLAYEVIKSVYILKKYINDIPQNVPILFIHSRHDSVCAYEEVLSFYNNLYNTNKEIYTLENMDHVVTLEPENEQALNKMLTWIKKCE from the coding sequence ATgatgaataaaaatgatataaccATTGATgagaataataaatacattttcCGAGCTTCtagtttttataataaagatggtttattaataaaaagttaTTCATGGGAAGTTAGGGAACCTTTAGGTATCATAATATTAGTACATGGGTTAGCTTCTCATATAAGATTTGgttttttaaaacaaaatgCAAAGATTGTAAATAATGATCATGCTGTTTTAATTGATGgagataattattatatatatgaaggtAGTTGGATTGAAAAATTGAACAAAAATGGTTATTCTGTATATGGTTTGGATTTACAAGGTCATGGAGAATCTGATGGATATCAGAATTTAAAATTACATATTAAAGATtatgatgattatatatatgatttaatagattttattaaaagtGTTTATGAATCAATCATTtcgaaaaaagaaaaaaaacaaatgtaTATAAGAGATAACGATATTATAGAAACAGTTCCTATATATTTAGTAGGTTATTCAATGGGAgcaaatataattttaagagccttacaattattaaataaatcaaatGATAATCTTATTAGCaagttaaatataaaagcaTTTATTTCTTTAGCTGGAATGATATCTATTAAGAATATTGGATCCATTGattcattaaaatataaatatctcTTTTTaccaataataaaaatgttatctTATGTATGTCCAACTTATAGATTACGTAAGAAACATAGTGGTTTCAAAAGATTTCCATATATTAATGATCTTATGAATTTTGATAAattaagatataaaaaaggtATGACAAATAAACTTGCATATGAAGTAATAAAATCAGTGtatatcttaaaaaaatatataaatgatattcCTCAGAATGTtcctatattatttatacattcaaGACACGATTCGGTTTGTGCATATGAGGAagttttatcattttataataatttatataatactaaTAAAGAAATTTATACATTAGAAAATATGGATCATGTTGTAACATTAGAGCCAGAAAATGAACAAGCTCTAAATAAAATGTTAACTTGGATAAAAAAATGTGAATGA
- a CDS encoding lysophospholipase, putative, translated as MTESNIINDENTKDRALVSTFCNKDGLRIKSYSWIVKKALGIIILIHGLASHLRFGFLNKNAKIVSNEHAVLIDGDNYFLYEGSWIEKLNKSGYSVYGLDLQGHGESDGYQNLKLHIKDYDDYIYDLIDFIKRVKKSSILESETRSDTLDKEQIETFENLPIYLAGFSMGANIMLRAMELLNNTNDDLITKGSIKGLVSLSGMFSIKAVGSPDSFKYKYFFSPVMNLMSSIGPTDRISKSKKSYERCPYVNDLISFDKVRYDGTITKNLAYGLMKSVDTLNKNMDRIPKNIPILFIHSKTDNICTYEDALLFFNKLNNSNKEIYTLENMSHVITIEKGNEKPLNKMIEWIQYTQYKEEEKKKKKQKEKEKK; from the coding sequence aTGACAGaaagtaatattattaatgatgAGAATACTAAAGACAGAGCCTTAGTTTCTACTTTTTGTAACAAAGATGGTTTACGTATAAAAAGTTATTCATGGATAGTGAAAAAAGCTTTAGgtatcataatattaatacatgGGTTAGCTTCTCATTTAAGGTTTGGATTTTTAAACAAAAATGCAAAGATTGTAAGTAATGAGCATGCTGTTTTAATTGATGgagataattattttttatatgaaggTAGTTGGATTGAGAAATTGAACAAAAGTGGTTATTCTGTATATGGTTTGGATTTACAAGGTCATGGAGAATCTGATGGATATCAGAATTTAAAATTACATATTAAAGATtatgatgattatatatatgatttaatagattttattaaaagagtTAAAAAATCAAGTATTTTAGAATCTGAAACGAGAAGTGACACATTAGATAAGGAACAAATTGAGACGTTTGAAAATCTTCCAATATATTTAGCAGGTTTTTCTATGGGTGCAAATATAATGTTAAGAGCTAtggaattattaaataatacaaatgatgaTTTAATTACTAAAGGGAGTATAAAAGGACTTGTGTCACTATCTGGAATGTTTTCTATTAAGGCAGTTGGATCACCtgattcttttaaatataaatattttttttctccagTTATGAATTTAATGTCTTCTATAGGTCCAACTGATAGAataagtaagagtaagaaAAGTTATGAACGTTGTCCATATGTTAATGATCTTATATCCTTTGATAAAGTGAGATATGATGGGACCATAACAAAGAACCTTGCCTATGGTTTAATGAAATCAGTAGatacattaaataaaaatatggataGAATTCCTAAAAATATtcctattttatttatacattcaaAAACGGATAATATATGCACATATGAAGATGCATTactcttttttaataaattaaataattcaaataaagaaatttatACTTTAGAAAATATGAGTCATGTTATAACAATCGAAAAAGGAAATGAAAAACCtctaaataaaatgattgaATGGATACAGTATACACAATacaaagaagaagaaaaaaaaaaaaagaagcaaaaagaaaaagaaaagaaatga